A stretch of the Asticcacaulis sp. ZE23SCel15 genome encodes the following:
- a CDS encoding DUF6265 family protein — MLNRRDCVNVIPAVLVVAGVAAGAQAQNPRSMIRLLSPGQAPKPCALSDLKWLEGDWIGQMPFGPVENVVLPIAFGHMPGFVRATNADGVVFYEIVVFAQVGPSVANRVKHFSSNLEGWEARETYIERLLVDREGDTYFFDGITLSRTGPDSYRVFFLNRDGDKELDTIVVPFRRKD, encoded by the coding sequence ATGTTAAACCGACGTGATTGTGTGAATGTTATTCCGGCCGTTTTGGTTGTGGCCGGGGTTGCCGCAGGCGCGCAGGCTCAAAACCCTAGATCGATGATCCGTCTGTTGTCGCCCGGGCAGGCGCCGAAACCGTGCGCACTTAGTGATCTCAAATGGCTTGAGGGGGATTGGATCGGGCAGATGCCGTTCGGACCAGTCGAAAATGTAGTACTCCCTATCGCTTTTGGCCACATGCCGGGGTTTGTCCGTGCGACGAATGCCGACGGGGTGGTCTTTTACGAGATAGTAGTCTTTGCCCAAGTGGGGCCGAGCGTCGCCAACCGCGTAAAGCATTTCTCCTCCAACCTCGAAGGCTGGGAAGCGCGTGAAACCTACATTGAGCGGCTGCTGGTTGATCGCGAGGGCGACACTTACTTTTTCGATGGCATTACGTTGTCGCGCACAGGACCCGATAGCTACAGGGTTTTCTTCCTCAATCGCGACGGTGACAAAGAACTGGATACGATTGTCGTTCCGTTTCGGCGTAAAGATTGA
- a CDS encoding DUF4440 domain-containing protein, whose translation MPPRLLTGWICVFGAALSTAAMPAPATLTSFPVVLSPASLESQQRSGDDVRSSVAASHQTYGRALLSDDQNALMALYLDAARSLPDQQPALYGKAQIKAWNGAIHSRRRVTVYEPNIREVFDFGQTLVETGGFTIGWKLANGQSEAAEGKYLHIWERQADGTLRLKADVRNWLTAPADHQAFFVDMPKTVRPSPAQTALTTELTALNNRNAAAVKGHDLETRLSFYADDTILMPHSTTPKVGIREIRPYLTTYVANGSGATFDAVKVWTDDCQDLGSGYALEYFKFQVDWRSGESKGTVSGGGVRLWRRAPDGELKMLREIGTHDFHPSL comes from the coding sequence ATGCCCCCTCGTTTGTTAACTGGTTGGATATGTGTGTTTGGCGCAGCCCTAAGCACGGCGGCTATGCCTGCGCCTGCAACTCTCACATCCTTTCCTGTGGTCTTGTCCCCTGCCTCTTTGGAAAGCCAGCAAAGGTCTGGCGATGATGTCCGCTCATCCGTGGCAGCGTCGCACCAAACCTATGGCCGCGCTTTGTTAAGCGATGACCAAAATGCCTTAATGGCACTATATCTTGACGCGGCCCGCAGCCTGCCCGATCAGCAACCCGCCCTCTACGGCAAAGCCCAGATTAAGGCGTGGAATGGTGCCATCCACTCCCGACGTCGGGTGACCGTTTATGAGCCCAATATCCGCGAGGTCTTCGATTTTGGACAAACCTTGGTGGAAACCGGCGGTTTCACCATAGGCTGGAAGCTTGCGAACGGCCAATCCGAAGCCGCTGAAGGCAAGTATCTGCATATCTGGGAAAGGCAAGCGGACGGAACTTTGCGGCTGAAGGCCGATGTCCGCAATTGGCTAACCGCGCCCGCCGACCATCAAGCCTTCTTTGTCGATATGCCGAAAACCGTGCGACCATCCCCGGCACAGACGGCCTTGACCACAGAATTGACGGCCTTGAACAATCGCAATGCCGCCGCGGTAAAAGGCCACGATTTGGAGACGCGCCTCAGCTTTTATGCTGACGACACTATCCTCATGCCTCACAGCACGACACCAAAGGTCGGTATCAGGGAAATCCGTCCTTATCTCACCACCTATGTTGCGAACGGCAGCGGTGCCACCTTTGATGCCGTCAAGGTCTGGACTGACGATTGCCAAGATTTGGGTTCCGGTTACGCGCTTGAGTATTTCAAATTTCAGGTCGATTGGCGCAGCGGTGAAAGCAAGGGCACGGTCAGTGGCGGCGGCGTCCGCCTGTGGCGTCGCGCACCAGATGGCGAGCTGAAAATGCTGCGCGAAATCGGCACGCACGATTTTCACCCTTCACTCTAA
- a CDS encoding esterase family protein: MALRCRAQDPIATGFSSSIATVTKNWIRLSFRFGVKIDVATALFFTHPPKGIDMKIVNACALLSFLIMAAVSAPTLAQSRLEIREIQSAQFSGNKIGISPQRKVTVYLPPHYSDATRRFPAVYFLNTYGEDHTAPFANHDAKVLLDDAIAKGQVADVIVVTADFLTPLGTSWYVNSSVTGNWQDFMIKELVTFVDANYRTMPTAASRAVVGDRMGGYGAIRFGMQYPNVFGVVYAMHPVGTGNGVQPGYTRGNWQTIYAAKTLEDLKTDIYSPIFLSIYQAFLPNPNKPPLYVDLPITLIEGKPVLEPAVTARLQNSFSLDHLIPTYAANMKRLRALKIDWGRNDTLYDHIYSNQAFVRKLDEYDIPYEAEEYHGGWGDKTWGPEGRFATDLVPFLNKNLVFR; encoded by the coding sequence ATGGCATTACGTTGTCGCGCACAGGACCCGATAGCTACAGGGTTTTCTTCCTCAATCGCGACGGTGACAAAGAACTGGATACGATTGTCGTTCCGTTTCGGCGTAAAGATTGACGTGGCAACCGCTTTATTTTTCACGCATCCACCCAAGGGTATTGATATGAAAATCGTCAACGCATGCGCGCTTTTGAGCTTTTTGATAATGGCCGCCGTTAGCGCGCCGACGCTTGCCCAAAGCCGTCTGGAAATTCGGGAAATTCAATCCGCGCAGTTTTCAGGAAATAAGATCGGGATATCGCCACAGCGCAAGGTGACGGTCTATCTGCCGCCCCATTATTCTGACGCTACACGAAGATTTCCTGCCGTCTATTTCCTCAACACTTACGGTGAAGACCACACGGCACCGTTTGCCAATCACGACGCCAAAGTGCTGCTTGATGACGCCATAGCCAAAGGGCAGGTGGCCGATGTGATCGTAGTCACGGCTGACTTTCTGACGCCCCTTGGAACCTCATGGTATGTCAATTCGTCCGTCACCGGCAATTGGCAGGATTTCATGATCAAGGAGCTTGTCACTTTCGTAGATGCGAACTATCGCACCATGCCGACAGCGGCGTCACGCGCCGTCGTTGGGGATCGCATGGGTGGATATGGGGCCATTCGCTTTGGCATGCAGTATCCTAATGTTTTTGGCGTCGTTTACGCCATGCACCCCGTTGGCACCGGCAATGGCGTCCAACCCGGGTATACCCGCGGCAACTGGCAGACCATTTATGCCGCTAAGACCTTAGAGGATCTGAAAACCGACATCTACTCCCCGATTTTCCTAAGCATTTATCAAGCATTCCTACCAAATCCGAATAAGCCCCCCCTGTATGTCGATCTGCCAATCACCCTGATTGAAGGCAAACCTGTCTTGGAGCCCGCCGTAACCGCGCGCCTTCAGAATAGTTTTTCGTTAGATCACCTGATCCCCACCTATGCCGCCAATATGAAGCGATTGCGCGCCTTGAAAATTGACTGGGGACGCAACGATACCCTCTATGATCATATCTATTCCAATCAGGCATTTGTACGTAAGCTTGATGAGTATGACATCCCTTATGAGGCTGAAGAATATCACGGGGGCTGGGGCGACAAAACCTGGGGGCCAGAGGGGCGTTTTGCAACTGACCTTGTTCCATTTTTGAACAAGAATTTGGTGTTCCGGTGA